The following coding sequences are from one Azospirillum sp. TSH100 window:
- a CDS encoding LysR family transcriptional regulator has protein sequence MFRKFVYLLALSREKHFGRAAESCHVSQPTLSNAIRQLEEELQVPIVERGQKFEGFTPEGLKVLEYARRIVGERDNLRHELLALAQGVTGHLRVGAIPTALPVVPHVMTPFTTRFPHIRSSVISLSSREIQRGLDEFELDAAITYLDNEPLNNVRTLPLYTERYHLLARRDELAEELIAQGAVPWETAASLRLCLLTPDMQNRRIADTAFRMTGRKVEPVMETNSIVTLYTIVRAGSCASIVPGQLLTFVPPHPDIVALPLVDPELSHVVGLAYADRDPPSPLAKALAVAAADADIAQRVAIGIADAMIPWRLALR, from the coding sequence ATGTTCCGCAAGTTCGTCTATCTGCTGGCTCTCTCGCGCGAAAAGCATTTCGGCCGCGCGGCGGAAAGCTGCCACGTCTCGCAGCCGACCCTCTCCAACGCCATCCGCCAGCTGGAGGAGGAGCTTCAGGTCCCCATCGTCGAGCGCGGCCAGAAGTTTGAAGGCTTCACGCCGGAGGGGCTGAAGGTGCTGGAATATGCCCGCCGCATCGTCGGCGAGCGCGACAATTTGCGTCACGAGCTGCTGGCGCTGGCCCAGGGCGTCACCGGCCATCTGCGGGTGGGCGCCATCCCCACCGCCCTGCCGGTGGTGCCCCATGTGATGACGCCCTTCACCACGCGCTTCCCGCACATCCGCTCCAGCGTCATCTCGCTCAGCTCACGCGAGATCCAGCGCGGCCTCGACGAGTTCGAGTTGGACGCCGCCATCACCTATCTCGACAACGAGCCGCTGAACAACGTCCGCACCCTGCCGCTCTACACCGAGCGCTACCATCTGCTGGCCCGCCGCGACGAGCTGGCGGAGGAGCTGATCGCGCAAGGGGCGGTGCCGTGGGAGACGGCGGCGAGCTTGCGGCTCTGCCTGCTGACCCCGGACATGCAGAACCGCCGCATCGCCGACACCGCCTTCCGCATGACCGGCCGCAAGGTGGAGCCGGTGATGGAGACCAACTCCATCGTCACCCTCTACACCATCGTCCGCGCCGGCAGCTGCGCCAGCATCGTTCCGGGGCAACTGCTGACCTTCGTGCCGCCGCATCCCGACATCGTCGCCCTGCCGCTGGTCGATCCGGAGCTGAGCCACGTCGTCGGGTTGGCCTATGCCGACCGCGACCCGCCCTCGCCGCTGGCCAAGGCGCTGGCGGTGGCGGCAGCCGACGCCGACATCGCCCAGCGCGTCGCCATCGGCATCGCCGACGCCATGATCCCCTGGCGGCTGGCGCTCCGCTGA
- a CDS encoding SMP-30/gluconolactonase/LRE family protein: protein MTAGPASAPTFTCVLDARARLGEGPVWSVDEQALYWVDIKGKALNRFDPATGANRVMALPEEIGCVAPRKGGGFIAGLRSGLWQLDGEGRPVACLAANPEDQGASRFNDGRTDPAGRYLAGTLDEPKAGGKAHLYRYDRRGLAVLAGGLLTSNGLAFSPDGRTLYHADTPTFTVRRYRYDPATGAISDGEIFIRLEPKDGDRGRPDGAAVDAEGCYWSALYEGGRVARFSPDGVLLSEHPLPARCPTMVAFGGPDLRTLFVTTASAGRPADELERLPQSGGLFAMTVDVPGLPVPPFDPEA from the coding sequence ATGACCGCCGGCCCTGCCTCCGCCCCGACCTTCACCTGCGTGCTCGATGCCCGTGCCAGGCTGGGCGAGGGGCCGGTCTGGTCGGTGGACGAGCAGGCGCTCTATTGGGTCGACATCAAGGGCAAGGCGCTGAACCGCTTCGATCCCGCCACCGGCGCCAACCGGGTGATGGCTCTGCCGGAGGAGATCGGCTGCGTCGCCCCGCGCAAGGGCGGCGGCTTCATCGCCGGCCTGCGCTCCGGCCTGTGGCAGCTGGACGGGGAGGGGCGGCCGGTCGCCTGCCTCGCCGCCAATCCGGAGGACCAGGGCGCCAGCCGCTTCAACGACGGCAGGACCGATCCCGCCGGCCGCTATCTGGCCGGCACGCTGGACGAGCCGAAGGCCGGCGGCAAGGCGCATCTCTACCGCTATGACCGGCGCGGGCTGGCGGTGCTGGCCGGCGGGCTGCTGACCTCCAACGGGCTGGCCTTCAGCCCGGACGGGCGGACGCTCTATCATGCCGACACCCCGACCTTCACCGTCCGCCGCTACCGCTACGATCCGGCGACCGGCGCGATCTCCGACGGCGAAATCTTCATCCGGCTGGAGCCGAAGGACGGCGACCGCGGCCGGCCGGACGGGGCGGCGGTGGATGCGGAGGGCTGCTACTGGTCGGCGCTCTACGAGGGCGGGCGGGTCGCGCGCTTCTCGCCGGACGGGGTGCTGCTCTCGGAACACCCGCTGCCGGCGCGCTGCCCGACCATGGTGGCCTTCGGCGGCCCCGACCTGCGCACGCTCTTTGTCACCACCGCCAGCGCCGGCCGCCCGGCGGACGAGCTGGAGCGGCTGCCGCAGTCCGGCGGCCTGTTCGCCATGACGGTCGATGTGCCGGGCCTGCCGGTCCCGCCCTTCGATCCGGAAGCCTGA
- a CDS encoding formate dehydrogenase subunit gamma, with translation MTIVEDNRHLRGALLPILHALQEEFGYIDEEAIPLLATALNLSRADVHGVVSFYHEFRREKPGRHIIKVCRAEACQSMGANALVDHIKKRLQVDFHGTTADGAFTLEPVFCLGNCALSPAVMIDENLHGRVSPDRFDELAAETRTNPHAHQQIPRALSHKGHAQ, from the coding sequence ATGACGATTGTCGAAGACAATCGGCATCTGCGCGGCGCCCTGCTGCCGATCCTTCACGCGCTTCAGGAGGAGTTCGGCTATATCGACGAGGAAGCCATCCCCCTGCTGGCGACGGCGCTGAACCTCTCGCGCGCCGACGTGCATGGCGTTGTCTCCTTCTATCACGAATTCCGCCGCGAAAAGCCGGGCCGCCACATCATCAAGGTGTGCCGGGCCGAGGCCTGCCAGTCGATGGGCGCCAACGCGCTGGTCGACCATATCAAGAAGCGCTTGCAGGTCGATTTCCATGGCACCACCGCCGACGGCGCCTTCACGCTGGAACCGGTCTTCTGCCTGGGCAACTGCGCCCTGTCGCCCGCCGTCATGATCGACGAGAACCTGCACGGCCGGGTCTCGCCCGACCGCTTCGACGAGCTGGCGGCGGAGACGCGGACCAACCCGCACG